Proteins found in one Mycobacteriales bacterium genomic segment:
- a CDS encoding histidine phosphatase family protein, with amino-acid sequence MSGRAAAAASGPRRPSPGRAGETPPAAPARERTTAARIVLVRHGESQAQEGRFVGGHAGCTGLSDLGVRQVTALRDRLAASGELAGATTLYSSVMARAVQTAEILAPALGELEIESDCAFCESHPGDEADGLDWAEFERRWPMPPEWTPKTRREPGAETFDEMRERIAARLDLLIDRHPGETVVVACHGGVVLHSMFRWLELEPIGGRTRAWLDPVNSSMTEWRLAEHPHWKAGIELVRFNDHGHLQGDLLPLSRRPA; translated from the coding sequence GTGAGCGGAAGGGCGGCCGCGGCGGCGTCTGGACCGCGGCGCCCATCGCCAGGGCGCGCAGGGGAGACGCCGCCAGCGGCGCCCGCCCGCGAGCGAACGACGGCGGCCCGGATCGTCCTTGTCCGGCATGGCGAGTCGCAGGCGCAGGAGGGCCGGTTCGTCGGCGGCCACGCCGGTTGCACGGGTCTGTCCGACCTCGGCGTACGGCAGGTGACGGCGCTGCGGGACCGGCTGGCCGCGAGCGGCGAGCTGGCCGGCGCCACCACGCTCTACTCCAGCGTGATGGCCCGGGCCGTGCAGACGGCCGAGATCCTCGCGCCCGCCCTGGGCGAGCTGGAGATCGAGTCCGACTGCGCGTTCTGCGAGAGCCACCCGGGCGACGAGGCCGACGGCCTGGACTGGGCGGAGTTCGAGCGGCGCTGGCCGATGCCGCCGGAGTGGACGCCGAAGACCCGGCGCGAGCCGGGCGCCGAGACGTTCGACGAGATGCGGGAGCGGATCGCGGCCCGGCTCGACCTGCTCATCGACCGGCACCCGGGCGAGACCGTGGTGGTGGCCTGCCACGGCGGCGTGGTGCTGCACTCGATGTTCCGGTGGCTGGAGCTCGAACCGATCGGCGGCCGGACCCGGGCCTGGCTCGACCCGGTCAACTCCTCGATGACCGAGTGGCGGCTGGCCGAGCACCCCCACTGGAAGGCCGGGATCGAGCTGGTCCGCTTCAACGATCACGGGCACCTGCAGGGCGACCTGTTGCCCCTTTCGCGCCGCCCCGCCTGA
- a CDS encoding aldo/keto reductase, translated as MEYVRLGNTGLEVSRICLGCMSYGEPGRGNHDWSLGEGDARPFFKRAIEAGINFFDTANVYSAGSSEEITGRALADYAQRDDVVLATKLNGRMREGANGAGLSRKAVLTEIDHSLRRLRTDYVDLYQIHRWDDATPIEETMQALHEVVKSGKARYLGASSMWAWQFAKAQHVAELHGWTKFVSMQDHYNLLQREEEREMLPLCLDQGVGVIPWSPLARGKLTRDWDTTTARSQSDRFASTLYADDDRRIVDAVAKVAESRGVSRAQVALAWVLRQPAVAAPIIGATRPEHLEDAIKAVDVRLSDDEAAQLEGPYTTREPAGFQ; from the coding sequence ATGGAGTACGTACGGCTCGGCAACACCGGGCTGGAAGTGTCGAGGATCTGCCTGGGCTGCATGAGCTACGGCGAACCCGGCCGGGGCAACCACGACTGGTCCCTCGGGGAGGGCGACGCCCGGCCGTTCTTCAAGCGGGCGATCGAGGCCGGCATCAACTTCTTCGACACCGCGAACGTGTATTCGGCCGGCAGCAGCGAGGAGATCACCGGCCGGGCGCTGGCCGACTACGCCCAGCGCGACGACGTGGTCCTGGCGACCAAGCTGAACGGCCGGATGCGGGAGGGCGCGAACGGCGCCGGCCTGTCCCGCAAGGCCGTCCTGACCGAGATCGACCACAGCCTGCGCCGGCTGCGCACCGACTACGTCGACCTCTATCAGATCCACCGCTGGGACGACGCCACGCCCATCGAGGAGACGATGCAGGCGCTGCACGAGGTGGTGAAGTCGGGCAAGGCCCGCTACCTCGGCGCGTCCTCGATGTGGGCCTGGCAGTTCGCCAAGGCCCAGCACGTCGCCGAGCTGCACGGCTGGACCAAGTTCGTGAGCATGCAGGACCACTACAACCTGCTGCAGCGCGAGGAGGAGCGGGAGATGCTGCCGCTCTGCCTCGACCAGGGCGTCGGCGTGATCCCGTGGAGCCCGCTCGCCCGGGGCAAGCTGACCCGGGACTGGGACACCACGACCGCGCGCTCGCAGTCCGACCGCTTCGCCAGCACGCTGTACGCGGACGACGATCGCCGCATCGTCGACGCCGTGGCCAAGGTCGCCGAGTCCCGCGGGGTCTCCCGGGCCCAGGTCGCGCTGGCCTGGGTGCTGCGCCAGCCGGCGGTCGCCGCGCCGATCATCGGCGCGACCAGGCCGGAGCACCTGGAGGACGCGATCAAGGCCGTGGACGTCCGGCTCTCCGACGACGAGGCCGCGCAGCTCGAGGGTCCGTACACGACCCGCGAGCCGGCCGGCTTCCAGTAG
- a CDS encoding STAS domain-containing protein: MTFDLDAAGPRIEQFSGRGYRGCRLSGEIDFTSSGPVQSTLLAMILPGGGAVVADLSQVTFLDSSGLGVLVQAHRTAVERDNRLVVVASPPVRKLLRLTGLDTVLDTYDDLVAAEAVLSD; the protein is encoded by the coding sequence GTGACATTCGATCTCGATGCGGCCGGACCGCGGATCGAGCAGTTCAGCGGCCGGGGGTACCGCGGTTGCCGCCTGTCCGGTGAGATCGACTTCACCTCGTCCGGCCCGGTGCAGTCCACCCTGCTGGCCATGATCCTGCCCGGCGGGGGCGCGGTCGTCGCCGACCTCAGCCAGGTCACGTTCCTCGACTCCAGCGGCCTCGGCGTGCTCGTGCAGGCACACCGGACCGCGGTCGAGCGGGACAATCGGCTCGTCGTGGTGGCCTCGCCACCGGTCCGCAAGCTGCTCCGGTTGACCGGACTGGACACGGTGCTGGACACGTACGACGACCTGGTGGCGGCGGAGGCCGTCCTGTCCGACTGA
- a CDS encoding adenylate kinase — MRMLLIGAPGAGKGTQAQLIAERFSIAHISSGDLLRHHVTEGTSIGRAAKEYLTRGDLVPDAVVMDMLRKPVVAASEAGGYVLDGFPRTVDQAKAAYETARGLGVAVEVAIFLEVPAAELTRRLLARGRGQDDTPDVIEHRLSVFEARTRPMLDYYAQREELITVNGARPVNEVAWSITVQLQQLRRKAQSAGA; from the coding sequence ATGCGGATGCTGCTGATCGGCGCTCCCGGCGCGGGCAAAGGCACCCAGGCCCAGCTGATCGCCGAGCGCTTCTCCATCGCCCACATCTCCTCCGGCGACCTGCTGCGTCATCACGTGACCGAGGGCACCTCCATCGGCCGGGCCGCGAAGGAGTACCTCACCCGCGGCGACCTCGTCCCCGACGCGGTCGTGATGGACATGCTGCGCAAGCCCGTGGTCGCCGCGAGCGAGGCCGGCGGGTACGTCCTGGACGGCTTCCCGCGCACCGTCGACCAGGCCAAGGCCGCGTACGAGACGGCGCGCGGGCTGGGCGTCGCGGTCGAGGTGGCCATCTTCCTCGAGGTGCCGGCGGCCGAGCTGACCCGCCGGCTGCTCGCCCGCGGCCGTGGCCAGGACGACACCCCGGACGTGATCGAGCACCGGCTGTCGGTCTTCGAGGCGAGGACCCGCCCCATGCTCGACTACTACGCCCAACGCGAGGAACTCATCACGGTCAACGGGGCCCGGCCGGTCAACGAGGTGGCCTGGTCGATCACCGTCCAGCTGCAGCAGCTACGCCGCAAGGCCCAGAGCGCCGGCGCCTAG